The genomic window CACGGTCATCATTACGCAAATTCCAGTCAAGCTGTCCATATCCTACATCAATACAAAAAACCTTTTTAGCCCCATGTTTAAGCAGGCAATCAGTGAAGCCACCCGTTGATGCTCCCACATCAATAACAACCATGTCTTTTACAGAAATACCAAATTCATTTAAGGCTTTTTCCAACTTTAGGCCTCCCCTGCTAACATATTGGTTCTCATCCCTTTCAATTACCAGCTTACTTTCAATATTGCATCTGGCTCCAGCCTTGTTTACCTTTTGATTATCAACGAGTACCAGGTTTGCCATTATATATCTTTTTGCCTTTTCTCTTGTTTCCACTAATTTTCTATCTACTAAAAGTTTATCTAAACGTTCTTTTTTTGCCATTTATAATTATTATATATTATTCCTTTTATTATTTTCTCAGCCATTGATCATCTCTTTCCAGTGGAATAGTAGTATCAACATGTCCCACCAGAGTTTCACCACTATTTCCATCAACTAACAATTGTACTCTATCGATATCCGGAAAAGATGTTAAGGTCATTACTATTGAATAGACAGTTAATAGTTCGCCGGTACTTCCTCCAGGATGATCTTTGATTATTTCAGAAGAAAGATCAATGTATGCTACCCTATCGCTGATATAAACACCGTTAACTTTAGTGGTCTTAGGTATTGTTGGATAAAGATTACTAATTTTAGGTCCTTTTATGAGCTCCTCTATAGCCAATATTTCGGGATAATCAGTAAGATTTATTTTTCTTTTTTCTGGAACGAGATACTGGGCATTTTCATCTGAAAAATATAGTGTTATCTCAGATTCTTCAATTTCCATTATCTGTTCCGGTTCCTCTTTTACTTCTTCAATAGTCATTTCAGTAAATTGTTTTTCCTGCCATATTGGTATAACAAATCTCTGTATCAAAAAAAACAAGACAAATAATAATACTATTAATAATATTAAATTAAAAAGGGATTTAAAAATATTATTTTTTTTCTTCTTTCTTCTAGCCATATCTCCCTCTATTTATATATTCTCAGGCATATTCTTCACATATTCTTTTATTGACTGACTAAGTGCCTGTGCAATTTTTTCCCGAAATTCTGATGTATTCAATAACTTTTCCTCATTTGGGTTGCTTATAAACCCAACTTCTACCAGCACTGCTGCCATGTTTACTCCTTTGAGTACAATAAAAGGAGCTTGCTTTACTCCCCTGCTTTCTAATCCTGTATTTTGAACCAATTTCCTTTGGACAATATCAGCCAGATCAAGACTAAACCCTATACTGGCACTTTCTTCCAAATCAGCTATAATCTGATTCAATATATTGTCTTCATAATCATGGTATTGACTTGCTTTATTTTCCCGATCAGCAACATCCTTTGCAGATGCTCCTATATAACGGGAATTTAAAACATATGATTCTACTCCTCTTGCAGTTGGAGAACCTTTTTGTAAAGCTGAATTTATGTGAATACTTACAAATACATCAGCTTTTTTTTGAAGAGCTACTAATGGTCTGCTTTCCAAAGGTACATCAATATCTTTCTCTCTTGTCATATATACGGTAAATCCTTCATTTTGCAACATTTTTGTAACCTTTAAGCCAATATCCAATACAACATCCTTTTCTTTCAAGCCGCTTGGTCCGATTGCACCAGGTTGTGACCCACCATGTCCCGGATCAATTACAACAACAAATTTTCCATTATCTTTATTACCTTCTCCTATCACAATAGTTTCTTCATTTTTCGGAGAAATAATTATCGGAGTTTGATGATTAACTATTTGCTCCTGGGAAGATTCCTGTGAATAATATATATCCAAAACAATTCTTTGTGGAGAGGATAATTCAAAAACATCATAATTCTGTTTACTCTTCAGGTCTGCTACTATTCTAGCAGTATTATTGTCAAACTGGCCAGTTCTAACACGATTTATCAGTAAATCATTAATATTCAACTCTTTTTCTTCTGCCTTAAGA from Atribacterota bacterium includes these protein-coding regions:
- a CDS encoding N-acetylmuramoyl-L-alanine amidase — encoded protein: MLDRKIKNTTIIFIIIGIILILNFSIMAQQEDMSHILDGIIAETKVEPILSNGKIFFPAREIVEALGGRITWFPALKLLNINMSDRTVSVVMNTSEAEVNGKKVILEYPPNIINDRVMIPLKVVSLLIDTQAALDKETVDLSIARDDPSITSIRSYSYPDKTRIVIDVTEQTNYNTLSLTNPERIVVDVKASIRHLKAEEKELNINDLLINRVRTGQFDNNTARIVADLKSKQNYDVFELSSPQRIVLDIYYSQESSQEQIVNHQTPIIISPKNEETIVIGEGNKDNGKFVVVIDPGHGGSQPGAIGPSGLKEKDVVLDIGLKVTKMLQNEGFTVYMTREKDIDVPLESRPLVALQKKADVFVSIHINSALQKGSPTARGVESYVLNSRYIGASAKDVADRENKASQYHDYEDNILNQIIADLEESASIGFSLDLADIVQRKLVQNTGLESRGVKQAPFIVLKGVNMAAVLVEVGFISNPNEEKLLNTSEFREKIAQALSQSIKEYVKNMPENI
- a CDS encoding GerMN domain-containing protein, which gives rise to MARRKKKKNNIFKSLFNLILLIVLLFVLFFLIQRFVIPIWQEKQFTEMTIEEVKEEPEQIMEIEESEITLYFSDENAQYLVPEKRKINLTDYPEILAIEELIKGPKISNLYPTIPKTTKVNGVYISDRVAYIDLSSEIIKDHPGGSTGELLTVYSIVMTLTSFPDIDRVQLLVDGNSGETLVGHVDTTIPLERDDQWLRK